Proteins from a single region of Chengkuizengella sediminis:
- a CDS encoding YqeG family HAD IIIA-type phosphatase, with protein sequence MIKKFVPYLHVNSIYEIDIDALKKAGIKGIITDLDNTLVGAKVPLATPELIRWLKQLEEIGFKVVIVSNNNHARVSKFADPLNIPFLPNARKPANLAFKKALQLMSLKASETVVIGDQLLTDVYGGNRFGLNTILVKPVSIGEDSFFTRINRRIERIILSKLKKKGLMPWED encoded by the coding sequence TTGATCAAAAAATTTGTACCCTATTTACATGTGAATTCAATTTATGAGATTGATATAGATGCTTTAAAAAAAGCAGGTATTAAAGGAATTATTACTGATTTAGACAATACGCTTGTTGGCGCAAAAGTACCACTAGCCACACCTGAATTAATTCGATGGTTAAAGCAGTTGGAAGAAATTGGTTTTAAAGTAGTTATAGTTTCCAATAATAATCATGCAAGGGTATCTAAATTTGCTGATCCTTTAAATATACCTTTTTTACCAAACGCCAGAAAACCAGCTAATTTAGCTTTTAAAAAAGCACTTCAATTAATGAGCTTAAAGGCATCTGAAACTGTGGTTATTGGTGATCAGTTACTGACTGATGTGTATGGGGGGAATCGATTTGGTTTGAATACTATTTTAGTGAAGCCAGTTTCAATTGGTGAGGATTCTTTTTTTACAAGAATTAACCGAAGAATAGAACGAATCATTCTTTCCAAGTTAAAAAAGAAAGGTCTAATGCCTTGGGAGGATTAA
- a CDS encoding transglutaminase domain-containing protein: MKFLKHPQLFKKLNLILWGIFLFQYIEWISVYWWEETSTVVSYSFLIVIVIEVLMNKLLYKRLLQVAGVLSIHYFVLGIQTIEHTEGIVVSLFQFLFVNILNLHPYIWFSFVVGFIYFILILWATNLKRIGLLIMITIIVFCSLDSFTVHTLWDQVAFIIFSGLLLLIINHYNHFKSKHPKSWSEIMDYPESFVTPIIVFVSVTIIMGTMAPSFGPLLTDPYTAWKNARQAAAMGEGEGLILEDITDSTSGYARNNERLGFGFEFDYSSVMEVESAQRSYWRGETRSFYNGLGWESNELENATKRLVGSSDHYLSGSDEFNTSKLKTKEVEQSIKMLNKEIYPVLFGAVSINKLLSVNKEQIENISDAVMWDSNQQSLYWNRIEYPNSYTIVSDVPVIEPNKLKEASTMIKSEVVMNAYLQLPGTLPERVKDIALQITANEDNDYDKVKQIETYLSETFPYNNKPDLTKGQSEDFVDRFLFEIQEGYCDYYSTAMVVMTRSLGIPARWVKGYTPGEENSEEFDSFIMEQLRQRDNLDEFKLGYTVRNSNAHSWVEVYFDGYGWIPFEPTAGFIIPEVYISDGNSITKSNVDIISEDNQVSDSGFKVSELGIYTIGMIASSIILLFIIVNKFKVILLYFKKVINRTFRRKTNDKVIIEFERFLKFAYKKGFGKKEHETIRELINRWKSNYYWLEKDFNELILIFERAKYSSLIIDADEANRASKIIRRLRKGFFK, translated from the coding sequence ATATATTGAGTGGATTTCAGTATATTGGTGGGAGGAAACGAGCACCGTTGTTTCTTACTCCTTTTTGATAGTCATAGTTATTGAGGTATTGATGAATAAGTTGTTATATAAGCGATTACTACAAGTTGCTGGGGTCTTATCTATTCATTATTTCGTTCTTGGTATTCAAACCATAGAACATACAGAGGGGATAGTGGTATCGTTATTTCAATTTTTATTTGTAAATATCCTCAACCTCCATCCATATATTTGGTTTAGTTTTGTTGTAGGTTTCATATATTTCATATTAATTTTATGGGCAACCAATTTGAAGAGAATCGGTTTGTTGATCATGATCACGATCATTGTGTTTTGTTCATTAGATTCATTCACAGTTCATACTTTGTGGGATCAAGTAGCTTTTATCATTTTTAGTGGATTATTACTATTAATTATTAATCATTATAATCACTTTAAATCAAAACACCCTAAAAGCTGGTCTGAAATTATGGATTATCCTGAATCATTTGTGACTCCAATTATTGTATTTGTTTCGGTGACGATTATAATGGGTACGATGGCACCTAGCTTTGGTCCTTTACTAACAGACCCCTATACTGCATGGAAAAATGCTAGACAAGCTGCTGCCATGGGTGAAGGGGAAGGACTCATTTTAGAGGATATTACTGATTCAACTTCAGGTTATGCTCGTAATAATGAAAGATTAGGATTCGGATTTGAATTCGACTACTCTTCTGTCATGGAAGTTGAAAGCGCGCAAAGAAGTTATTGGAGAGGTGAGACAAGATCTTTTTATAACGGATTGGGATGGGAATCCAATGAATTAGAAAATGCGACTAAAAGATTAGTAGGTAGTTCAGATCATTATTTATCAGGTTCAGATGAATTTAATACTTCTAAATTAAAAACGAAAGAAGTAGAACAAAGTATTAAGATGTTAAACAAAGAAATTTATCCTGTTTTGTTTGGTGCAGTATCTATCAATAAACTCTTGTCCGTTAACAAAGAGCAAATTGAAAACATATCTGATGCTGTTATGTGGGATTCTAATCAACAATCCTTATATTGGAATAGGATTGAATATCCGAACAGTTATACGATTGTTTCTGATGTCCCTGTGATTGAACCGAATAAATTAAAAGAAGCCTCTACAATGATTAAATCAGAAGTCGTAATGAATGCGTACCTTCAGTTACCAGGTACATTACCAGAAAGAGTGAAGGATATAGCATTACAAATTACCGCTAATGAAGATAATGATTATGATAAAGTAAAACAAATTGAGACCTATCTCTCTGAAACGTTCCCATACAACAACAAGCCAGATTTAACAAAAGGGCAAAGTGAAGATTTTGTAGATCGTTTTCTTTTTGAAATACAAGAGGGTTATTGTGATTATTATTCAACTGCAATGGTTGTCATGACACGTTCACTTGGTATACCTGCACGTTGGGTGAAAGGATATACTCCAGGTGAAGAAAATTCCGAGGAATTTGATTCTTTTATCATGGAACAGTTGAGACAACGAGATAATTTAGATGAATTTAAGTTAGGTTATACTGTTCGTAATTCTAATGCGCATTCTTGGGTTGAAGTGTATTTTGATGGTTATGGGTGGATACCTTTCGAACCAACTGCAGGCTTTATAATCCCAGAGGTTTATATATCTGATGGAAACTCAATAACAAAATCTAATGTAGATATTATTTCAGAAGATAACCAAGTTTCAGATTCAGGATTTAAGGTAAGCGAATTAGGGATATATACTATAGGTATGATTGCGTCTTCCATTATTCTGCTCTTTATAATAGTGAACAAATTCAAAGTGATTCTACTTTACTTTAAAAAAGTGATTAACAGGACATTTAGAAGAAAAACGAATGATAAAGTGATTATTGAGTTTGAGAGATTTTTAAAGTTTGCATACAAAAAAGGCTTTGGTAAGAAAGAGCATGAAACCATTAGAGAATTGATAAATAGATGGAAATCCAATTATTATTGGTTAGAAAAAGATTTTAATGAATTAATTCTTATTTTTGAACGTGCAAAATATAGTTCACTCATCATAGATGCAGATGAAGCGAACAGGGCTTCAAAAATTATACGTCGATTAAGGAAAGGGTTTTTTAAATAA